A window of the Lactuca sativa cultivar Salinas chromosome 7, Lsat_Salinas_v11, whole genome shotgun sequence genome harbors these coding sequences:
- the LOC111906700 gene encoding E3 ubiquitin-protein ligase JMJ24 codes for MEIIMNHTAEDNTGIPDDLRCKRSDGKQWRCHAMSMPDKTVCEKHYIQAKKRAANSAMRASLKKAKRKSVGESDSYLESKSDDMDSPLVEYQFLASGKNKEKLSKKLISYSPETPSFKNSSVHISSKSNDDPQRDMAESEETPRAYRTPSSVADSSKSRSEKMHAMPETSGGSSESSEDTGGQICHQCRRDDTERIVWCLKCDRRGYCDECITAWYPDIPVEEAHRICPACRGCCNCKICLRGDNMIKGKIREIPAQEKLEHLFCLLSSVLPVIKQIHFEQCSELEIERKLRGNRIDLPRTKLNADEQMCCDFCRIPIIDYHRHCGNCSYDICLRCCQDVRKASKEVSRNIQSNGGNEDSDSTLEKLSKQKMRLSNKLCDWKANSDGSVPCPPKEHGGCGHSPLMLKRIFKMNWVAKLVKNVDEMVSGCKMYENTLPKIDGFCQDIKNQGISEFRRNWVNGEPVIIKDICDESSMLGWDPMVMWKGIQDTNDEKMKDDNRTVKAVDCLHRSEIDIELGEFIRGYSEGRIGKNGEPEMLILKNWPSPSASEEFLLYQRSEFITKLPLLEYIHSKWGLLNLAAKLPHYSLQNDVGPKILISYGMYDEKSQGEGDSVNMLRFNMRDVVYLLVHTCEVNVNRKNNNNEDLIIDSIEDEKTLKCEDLNGTSEETSRPGAIWDIYRREDVPKLIEYMRLHWNEFGVSDHNIMDDDSVPRPLHEGVIYLNSHHKKKLKEEFGVEAWSFEQHLGVAVFIPAGCPFQVRNLQSTVELGLDFLFPESLAEAVRLGAEIRELPNDHDAKLQILEVGKISLYAASSSIKEVQKLVLDPKLGAELAFEDPNLTELVSMNLEKMTKQRQVACA; via the exons ATGGAAATTATAATGAATCATACTGCTGAGGATAATACTGGAATCCCTGATGATTTACGTTGCAAGAGATCAGATGGTAAACAATGGAGATGCCATGCCATGTCCATGCCAGACAAAACAGTATGTGAAAAACACTACATTCAAGCAAAGAAAAGAGCTGCAAATTCTGCAATGAGAGCCAGTCTCAAGAAAGCAAAGAGGAAATCTGTAGGTGAAAGTGACAGTTATTTAGAGAGTAAAAGTGATGACATGGATTCACCTCTCGTTGAATACCAGTTTTTAGCCTCGGGTAAAAACAAGGAAAAGTTATCAAAGAAGCTGATTAGTTATTCACCTGAAACACCTTCCTTCAAGAATTCATCTGTTCATATTTCTTCAAAATCAAATGATGATCCACAAAGAGATATGGCAGAGTCTGAAGAAACACCAAGGGCTTACAGGACACCATCTTCTGTTGCTGATTCATCAAAGAGCAGATCTGAGAAGATGCATGCTATGCCA GAAACTTCTGGTGGGAGTTCAGAATCATCTGAGGATACAGGGGGGCAAATTTGTCATCAATGCAGGCGTGATGACACAGAGAGGATTGTATGGTGTCTTAAATGTGATAGAAGAGGATATTGTGATGAATGTATCACTGCATG GTATCCTGACATTCCAGTTGAAGAAGCTCATAGAATTTGTCCTGCATGTCGAGGTTGCTGTAACTGTAAAATTTGTTTACGGGGTGATAATATGATAAAG GGAAAAATACGGGAAATACCTGCCCAAGAGAAGCTGGAACATCTTTTTTGTCTTTTGTCTTCAGTGCTTCCTGTAATTAAGCAGATCCATTTTGAACAATGCTCTGAATTAGAAATAGAAAGAAAGCTTCGAG GAAACAGAATCGACCTTCCCAGGACAAAGTTAAATGCAGATGAGCAAATGTGTTG TGACTTCTGCAGAATACCAATAATTGATTATCATCGCCACTGTGGTAATTGCTCATATGATATATGCCTCAGATGCTGCCAAGATGTCagaaaagcatcaaaagaagTGAGTAGAAATATTCAAAgtaatggaggaaatgaagattCCGATTCTACCCTTGAAAAGttatcaaaacaaaagatgagaTTATCCAATAAGCTTTGTGATTGGAAGGCCAACTCTGATGGGAGTGTTCCATGCCCACCAAAAGAACATGGTGGTTGTGGTCATTCACCCTTGATGTTAAAACGTATTTTTAAAATGAATTGGGTTGCAAAGCTTGTGAAAAATGTTGATGAAATGGTTAGTGGGTGTAAAATGTACGAAAATACCCTCCCAAAGATAGATGGGTTCTGTCAAGATATAAAAAATCAAGGGATTAGTGAGTTCAGAAGGAATTGGGTCAATGGTGAACCTGTTATAATAAAGGACATTTGTGATGAGTCATCAATGTTAGGGTGGGACCCTATGGTGATGTGGAAAGGAATCCAAGATACAAATGATGAAAAGATGAAGGATGATAATAGAACTGTGAAAGCTGTAGATTGTTTACACCGATCTGAG ATAGATATTGAGCTTGGAGAATTTATCAGAGGATACTCGGAGGGGCGAATAGGGAAAAATGGTGAACCAGAAATGTTAATTTTGAAAAACTGGCCATCGCCTAGTGCATCTGAAGAGTTTTTATTGTACCAGAGATCCGAGTTTATTACCAAACTGCCATTGCTGGAGTACATTCATTCCAAGTGGGGCCTACTGAATCTTGCTGCAAAATTACCTCATTACTCTTTGCAAAACGATGTGGGGCCCAAAATCTTGATTTCTTATGGAATGTATGATGAAAAAAGTCAAGGTGAAGGTGATTCGGTCAACATGCTTCGTTTTAATATGCGTGATGTGGTGTACCTATTGGTTCATACATGTGAAGTAAATGTAAAtaggaaaaataataataatgaggaCTTGATTATTGATTCAATTGAAGATGAGAAAACTCTTAAATGTGAAGATTTGAATGGAACTAGTGAAGAGACGAGTCGTCCAGGGGCAATTTGGGACATTTACAGGCGTGAGGATGTTCCAAAGCTCATCGAGTATATGAGACTTCATTGGAATGAATTTGGTGTCTCTGACCACAACATCATGGATGATGATTCT GTACCACGACCTCTTCATGAAGGAGTGATATATCTGAATAGTCAtcataaaaagaaattaaaagaagaatttg GTGTAGAGGCATGGTCATTTGAGCAGCATTTAGGGGTTGCTGTATTTATCCCAGCTGGATGTCCTTTTCAAGTGAGGAATCTTCAG TCAACTGTTGAGTTAGGGCTTGATTTCCTCTTCCCTGAAAGTCTAGCAGAAGCTGTAAGATTAGGTGCAGAGATTCGTGAACTTCCTAATGACCATGATGCAAAGCTTCAAATTTTAGAG GTTGGAAAGATTTCACTTTATGCAGCAAGTTCATCAATTAAGGAAGTTCAAAAACTGGTGTTGGATCCAAA ACTTGGTGCTGAGCTGGCTTTTGAAGATCCAAATTTAACAGAATTGGTTTCAATGAATCTTGAGAAGATGACTAAACAACGACAGGTTGCCTGTGCTTGA